The following are encoded in a window of Acinonyx jubatus isolate Ajub_Pintada_27869175 chromosome D4, VMU_Ajub_asm_v1.0, whole genome shotgun sequence genomic DNA:
- the TUBB4B gene encoding tubulin beta-4B chain — MREIVHLQAGQCGNQIGAKFWEVISDEHGIDPTGTYHGDSDLQLERINVYYNEATGGKYVPRAVLVDLEPGTMDSVRSGPFGQIFRPDNFVFGQSGAGNNWAKGHYTEGAELVDSVLDVVRKEAESCDCLQGFQLTHSLGGGTGSGMGTLLISKIREEYPDRIMNTFSVVPSPKVSDTVVEPYNATLSVHQLVENTDETYCIDNEALYDICFRTLKLTTPTYGDLNHLVSATMSGVTTCLRFPGQLNADLRKLAVNMVPFPRLHFFMPGFAPLTSRGSQQYRALTVPELTQQMFDAKNMMAACDPRHGRYLTVAAVFRGRMSMKEVDEQMLNVQNKNSSYFVEWIPNNVKTAVCDIPPRGLKMSATFIGNSTAIQELFKRISEQFTAMFRRKAFLHWYTGEGMDEMEFTEAESNMNDLVSEYQQYQDATAEEEGEFEEEAEEEVA, encoded by the exons atgaGGGAGATCGTGCACCTGCAGGCCGGCCAGTGCGGCAACCAGATCGGCGCTAAG TTCTGGGAGGTGATCAGTGACGAGCATGGCATCGATCCTACCGGCACTTACCACGGCGATAGCGACCTGCAGTTGGAGCGGATCAACGTGTACTACAACGAGGCCACCG GTGGCAAGTATGTGCCCCGAGCTGTGCTCGTGGACCTGGAACCGGGCACCATGGATTCCGTGCGCTCGGGACCCTTCGGTCAAATCTTCAGGCCAGACAACTTCGTTTTCG GTCAAAGTGGTGCCGGGAATAACTGGGCCAAGGGGCACTACACGGAAGGTGCAGAGCTGGTCGACTCGGTCTTGGATGTCGTGAGGAAGGAGGCCGAGAGCTGTGACTGCCTGCAGGGCTTCCAGCTGACCCACTCCCTGGGCGGGGGCACCGGGTCTGGGATGGGTACCCTCCTCATCAGCAAGATCCGGGAGGAGTACCCCGACAGGATCATGAACACGTTCAGTGTGGTGCCCTCGCCCAAGGTGTCGGACACGGTGGTGGAGCCTTATAACGCCACCCTCTCGGTCCATCAGCTCGTAGAGAACACAGACGAAACCTACTGCATTGATAACGAGGCCCTCTATGACATCTGCTTCAGAACCCTAAAACTGACCACTCCTACCTATGGGGACCTCAACCACCTGGTGTCAGCCACCATGAGCGGGGTCACCACCTGCCTGCGCTTTCCCGGCCAGCTCAATGCTGACCTGCGCAAGCTGGCTGTCAACATGGTCCCCTTCCCCCGCCTGCATTTCTTCATGCCCGGCTTCGCCCCACTGACCAGCCGAGGCAGCCAACAGTACCGGGCCCTGACGGTGCCCGAGCTCACCCAGCAGATGTTCGATGCGAAGAACATGATGGCTGCCTGTGACCCCCGCCACGGCCGCTACCTGACCGTGGCCGCAGTGTTCAGGGGTCGCATGTCCATGAAGGAGGTGGACGAGCAGATGCTGAACGTCCAAAACAAGAACAGCAGCTACTTCGTCGAGTGGATCCCCAACAACGTGAAGACCGCCGTCTGTGACATCCCGCCCCGGGGGCTGAAAATGTCCGCCACCTTCATCGGCAACAGCACGGCCATCCAGGAGCTGTTCAAGCGCATCTCGGAGCAGTTCACGGCCATGTTCCGGCGCAAGGCCTTCCTGCACTGGTACACGGGCGAGGGCATGGACGAGATGGAGTTCACCGAGGCCGAGAGCAACATGAACGACCTGGTGTCCGAGTACCAGCAGTACCAGGACGCCACGGCCGAGGAGGAGGGCGAGTttgaggaggaggcagaggaagaggtggCCTAG
- the SLC34A3 gene encoding sodium-dependent phosphate transport protein 2C isoform X2, with the protein MGLSTQQVMCAPSRSLTGSCSRPVFPPRRCPLTTLTDPGLGLVYPCQKSMPNSLTGGQVPPLTLDTVGLVDRSLGNAGTSGSAPVLEEGKMDPWALPQLKDTGQSWKELSVAGRVLRVATGFLKACGLLGSLYLFICSLDILSSAFQLLSSKVTGDIFKENVVLSNPVAGLVIGVLVTVLVQSSSTSSSIVVSMVASKLLTVQACVPIIMGVNVGTSITSTLVSMAQSGDRDEFRRAFGGSAVHGIFNWLTVLILLPLESAIALLERLSALTLGATSLQPGGHAPDILKVLTQPLTHLIVQLDTDEIASSATGNATNSSLIKQWCGTREVMTSGNSSDCGAAASGPCPERNGTAAVELLPCHHLFVGTTLTDLAVGFILLAASLLLLCTCLVLIVKLLNSVLRGRIAQAVRKVINADFPFPFSWLSGYLAILVGAGLTFVLQSSSVFTAAVVPLMGVGVISLERAYPLFLGSNIGTTTTALLAALASPADMLLSALQVALIHFFFNLAGILLWYVVPVLRLPIPLAKRFGDVTAKYRWVAIAYLLLSFLLLPLAAFGLSLAGSTVMAAVGGPLVGLVLLVILVNVLQRHRPAWLPRRLRSWAWLPLWLHSLEPWDRLVGRCCPCRVCSPPPAAAKEAHCYENPEVLASQQL; encoded by the exons ATGGGGCTCAGTACACAGCAGGTCATGTGTGCGCCCAGCAGATCTTTGACCGGCAGCTGCTCCCGCCCTGTGTTTCCTCCCCGCAGGTGCCCCCTCACTACCCTCACAG ATCCAGGCCTGGGCCTGGTCTATCCCTGCCAGAAATCCATGCCGAATTCCCTCACGGGTGGCCAGGTCCCCCCCCTTACTCTGGACACAGTTGGCCTGGTGGACCGGAGCCTGGGAAATGCAG GGACCTCCGGTTCTGCCCCAGTcttggaagaggggaaaatggaccCCTGGGCCCTCCCTCAGCTGAAGGACACTGGCCAGTCCTGGAAAG AGCTCAGCGTGGCCGGCAGGGTGCTCCGGGTGGCCACTGGCTTCCTCAAGGCCTGTGGACTCCTGGGCAGCCTCTACCTCTTCATCTGCTCCCTGGACATCCTCAGCTCCGCCTTCCAGCTGCTGAGCA GCAAGGTGACTGGAGACATCTTTAAGGAAAACGTGGTGCTGTCCAACCCTGTGGCTGGACTGGTCATCGGCGTGCTGGTCACAGTTCTCGTCCAGAGCTCCAGCACGTCTTCTTCCATTGTGGTCAGCATGGTGGCCTCCAAAT TGCTGACCGTCCAGGCGTGTGTGCCCATCATCATGGGCGTCAACGTGGGCACGTCCATCACCAGCACCCTGGTCTCAATGGCACAGTCAGGGGACCGAGATGAGTTTCGGAG GGCCTTTGGCGGCTCAGCTGTTCACGGCATCTTCAACTGGCTCACGGTGCTGATCTTGCTGCCACTGGAGAGCGCCATAGCCCTGCTGGAGAGGCTCAGCGCCCTGACTCTGGGCGCCACCAGCCTGCAGCCTGGGGGGCACGCGCCCGACATCCTCAAGGTGCTAACGCAGCCTCTCACACACCTCATTGTGCAG CTGGACACTGATGAGATTGCAAGCAGTGCCACGGGCAACGCCACCAACAGCAGCCTCATTAAGCAATGGTGCGGCACCAGGGAGGTGATG ACCTCGGGGAACAGCAGCGACTGTGGAGCGGCGGCCTCCGGCCCCTGCCCTGAGAGGAACGGAACGGCTGCGGTGGAGCTGCTGCCCT gccaCCACCTGTTTGTGGGGACCACGCTCACGGACCTGGCCGTGGGCTTCATCCTTCTGGCcgcctccctgctcctgctctgcacCTGCCTCGTCCTCATCGTCAAACTGCTTAACTCTGTGCTGCGCGGCCGCATCGCCCAGGCCGTGAGGAAGGTCATCAATGCTG acttccccttccccttcagcTGGCTCAGCGGCTACCTGGCCATCCTGGTGGGCGCCGGCCTGACCTTCGTGCTCCAGAGCAGCAGTGTCTTCACGGCGGCCGTTGTGCCGCTCATGG GGGTCGGGGTGATCAGCCTGGAGCGCGCATACCCCCTCTTCCTGGGCTCCAACATCGGCACGACCACCACAGCCCTGCTGGCCGCCCTGGCCAGTCCCGCGGACATGCTGCTCAGCGCCCTCCAG GTTGCCCTCATCCACTTCTTTTTCAATCTGGCTGGCATCCTGCTGTGGTACGTGGTGCCTGTCCTGCGGCTGCCCATCCCGCTGGCCAAACGCTTCGGGGACGTGACCGCCAAATACCGCTGGGTGGCCATCGCCTATCTGCTGCTCAGCTTCCTGCTGCTGCCGCTGGCCGCCTTCGGGCTCTCCCTGGCAGGGAGCACAGTGATGGCTGCAGTCGGAGGACCCCTGGTGGGGCTGGTACTCCTCGTCATCCTGGTCAATGTCCTGCAGCGGCACCGGCCAGCCTGGCTGCCACGCCGTCTGCGGTCCTGGGCCTGGCTCCCGCTCTGGCTCCATTCTCTGGAGCCCTGGGACCGCCTGGTGGGCCGCTGCTGCCCCTGCAGGGTCTGCAGCCCCCCTCCGGCCGCTGCCAAGGAGGCCCACTGCTACGAGAACCCTGAGGTCCTGGCCTCCCAGCAGCTGTGA
- the SLC34A3 gene encoding sodium-dependent phosphate transport protein 2C isoform X4 — translation MPNSLTGGQVPPLTLDTVGLVDRSLGNAGTSGSAPVLEEGKMDPWALPQLKDTGQSWKELSVAGRVLRVATGFLKACGLLGSLYLFICSLDILSSAFQLLSSKVTGDIFKENVVLSNPVAGLVIGVLVTVLVQSSSTSSSIVVSMVASKLLTVQACVPIIMGVNVGTSITSTLVSMAQSGDRDEFRRAFGGSAVHGIFNWLTVLILLPLESAIALLERLSALTLGATSLQPGGHAPDILKVLTQPLTHLIVQLDTDEIASSATGNATNSSLIKQWCGTREVMTSGNSSDCGAAASGPCPERNGTAAVELLPCHHLFVGTTLTDLAVGFILLAASLLLLCTCLVLIVKLLNSVLRGRIAQAVRKVINADFPFPFSWLSGYLAILVGAGLTFVLQSSSVFTAAVVPLMGVGVISLERAYPLFLGSNIGTTTTALLAALASPADMLLSALQVALIHFFFNLAGILLWYVVPVLRLPIPLAKRFGDVTAKYRWVAIAYLLLSFLLLPLAAFGLSLAGSTVMAAVGGPLVGLVLLVILVNVLQRHRPAWLPRRLRSWAWLPLWLHSLEPWDRLVGRCCPCRVCSPPPAAAKEAHCYENPEVLASQQL, via the exons ATGCCGAATTCCCTCACGGGTGGCCAGGTCCCCCCCCTTACTCTGGACACAGTTGGCCTGGTGGACCGGAGCCTGGGAAATGCAG GGACCTCCGGTTCTGCCCCAGTcttggaagaggggaaaatggaccCCTGGGCCCTCCCTCAGCTGAAGGACACTGGCCAGTCCTGGAAAG AGCTCAGCGTGGCCGGCAGGGTGCTCCGGGTGGCCACTGGCTTCCTCAAGGCCTGTGGACTCCTGGGCAGCCTCTACCTCTTCATCTGCTCCCTGGACATCCTCAGCTCCGCCTTCCAGCTGCTGAGCA GCAAGGTGACTGGAGACATCTTTAAGGAAAACGTGGTGCTGTCCAACCCTGTGGCTGGACTGGTCATCGGCGTGCTGGTCACAGTTCTCGTCCAGAGCTCCAGCACGTCTTCTTCCATTGTGGTCAGCATGGTGGCCTCCAAAT TGCTGACCGTCCAGGCGTGTGTGCCCATCATCATGGGCGTCAACGTGGGCACGTCCATCACCAGCACCCTGGTCTCAATGGCACAGTCAGGGGACCGAGATGAGTTTCGGAG GGCCTTTGGCGGCTCAGCTGTTCACGGCATCTTCAACTGGCTCACGGTGCTGATCTTGCTGCCACTGGAGAGCGCCATAGCCCTGCTGGAGAGGCTCAGCGCCCTGACTCTGGGCGCCACCAGCCTGCAGCCTGGGGGGCACGCGCCCGACATCCTCAAGGTGCTAACGCAGCCTCTCACACACCTCATTGTGCAG CTGGACACTGATGAGATTGCAAGCAGTGCCACGGGCAACGCCACCAACAGCAGCCTCATTAAGCAATGGTGCGGCACCAGGGAGGTGATG ACCTCGGGGAACAGCAGCGACTGTGGAGCGGCGGCCTCCGGCCCCTGCCCTGAGAGGAACGGAACGGCTGCGGTGGAGCTGCTGCCCT gccaCCACCTGTTTGTGGGGACCACGCTCACGGACCTGGCCGTGGGCTTCATCCTTCTGGCcgcctccctgctcctgctctgcacCTGCCTCGTCCTCATCGTCAAACTGCTTAACTCTGTGCTGCGCGGCCGCATCGCCCAGGCCGTGAGGAAGGTCATCAATGCTG acttccccttccccttcagcTGGCTCAGCGGCTACCTGGCCATCCTGGTGGGCGCCGGCCTGACCTTCGTGCTCCAGAGCAGCAGTGTCTTCACGGCGGCCGTTGTGCCGCTCATGG GGGTCGGGGTGATCAGCCTGGAGCGCGCATACCCCCTCTTCCTGGGCTCCAACATCGGCACGACCACCACAGCCCTGCTGGCCGCCCTGGCCAGTCCCGCGGACATGCTGCTCAGCGCCCTCCAG GTTGCCCTCATCCACTTCTTTTTCAATCTGGCTGGCATCCTGCTGTGGTACGTGGTGCCTGTCCTGCGGCTGCCCATCCCGCTGGCCAAACGCTTCGGGGACGTGACCGCCAAATACCGCTGGGTGGCCATCGCCTATCTGCTGCTCAGCTTCCTGCTGCTGCCGCTGGCCGCCTTCGGGCTCTCCCTGGCAGGGAGCACAGTGATGGCTGCAGTCGGAGGACCCCTGGTGGGGCTGGTACTCCTCGTCATCCTGGTCAATGTCCTGCAGCGGCACCGGCCAGCCTGGCTGCCACGCCGTCTGCGGTCCTGGGCCTGGCTCCCGCTCTGGCTCCATTCTCTGGAGCCCTGGGACCGCCTGGTGGGCCGCTGCTGCCCCTGCAGGGTCTGCAGCCCCCCTCCGGCCGCTGCCAAGGAGGCCCACTGCTACGAGAACCCTGAGGTCCTGGCCTCCCAGCAGCTGTGA
- the SLC34A3 gene encoding sodium-dependent phosphate transport protein 2C isoform X3: protein MGLSTQQVMCAPSRSLTGSCSRPVFPPRRCPLTTLTADPGLGLVYPCQKSMPNSLTGGQVPPLTLDTVGLVDRSLGNAGTSGSAPVLEEGKMDPWALPQLKDTGQSWKELSVAGRVLRVATGFLKACGLLGSLYLFICSLDILSSAFQLLSSKVTGDIFKENVVLSNPVAGLVIGVLVTVLVQSSSTSSSIVVSMVASKLLTVQACVPIIMGVNVGTSITSTLVSMAQSGDRDEFRRAFGGSAVHGIFNWLTVLILLPLESAIALLERLSALTLGATSLQPGGHAPDILKVLTQPLTHLIVQLDTDEIASSATGNATNSSLIKQWCGTRETSGNSSDCGAAASGPCPERNGTAAVELLPCHHLFVGTTLTDLAVGFILLAASLLLLCTCLVLIVKLLNSVLRGRIAQAVRKVINADFPFPFSWLSGYLAILVGAGLTFVLQSSSVFTAAVVPLMGVGVISLERAYPLFLGSNIGTTTTALLAALASPADMLLSALQVALIHFFFNLAGILLWYVVPVLRLPIPLAKRFGDVTAKYRWVAIAYLLLSFLLLPLAAFGLSLAGSTVMAAVGGPLVGLVLLVILVNVLQRHRPAWLPRRLRSWAWLPLWLHSLEPWDRLVGRCCPCRVCSPPPAAAKEAHCYENPEVLASQQL from the exons ATGGGGCTCAGTACACAGCAGGTCATGTGTGCGCCCAGCAGATCTTTGACCGGCAGCTGCTCCCGCCCTGTGTTTCCTCCCCGCAGGTGCCCCCTCACTACCCTCACAG CAGATCCAGGCCTGGGCCTGGTCTATCCCTGCCAGAAATCCATGCCGAATTCCCTCACGGGTGGCCAGGTCCCCCCCCTTACTCTGGACACAGTTGGCCTGGTGGACCGGAGCCTGGGAAATGCAG GGACCTCCGGTTCTGCCCCAGTcttggaagaggggaaaatggaccCCTGGGCCCTCCCTCAGCTGAAGGACACTGGCCAGTCCTGGAAAG AGCTCAGCGTGGCCGGCAGGGTGCTCCGGGTGGCCACTGGCTTCCTCAAGGCCTGTGGACTCCTGGGCAGCCTCTACCTCTTCATCTGCTCCCTGGACATCCTCAGCTCCGCCTTCCAGCTGCTGAGCA GCAAGGTGACTGGAGACATCTTTAAGGAAAACGTGGTGCTGTCCAACCCTGTGGCTGGACTGGTCATCGGCGTGCTGGTCACAGTTCTCGTCCAGAGCTCCAGCACGTCTTCTTCCATTGTGGTCAGCATGGTGGCCTCCAAAT TGCTGACCGTCCAGGCGTGTGTGCCCATCATCATGGGCGTCAACGTGGGCACGTCCATCACCAGCACCCTGGTCTCAATGGCACAGTCAGGGGACCGAGATGAGTTTCGGAG GGCCTTTGGCGGCTCAGCTGTTCACGGCATCTTCAACTGGCTCACGGTGCTGATCTTGCTGCCACTGGAGAGCGCCATAGCCCTGCTGGAGAGGCTCAGCGCCCTGACTCTGGGCGCCACCAGCCTGCAGCCTGGGGGGCACGCGCCCGACATCCTCAAGGTGCTAACGCAGCCTCTCACACACCTCATTGTGCAG CTGGACACTGATGAGATTGCAAGCAGTGCCACGGGCAACGCCACCAACAGCAGCCTCATTAAGCAATGGTGCGGCACCAGGGAG ACCTCGGGGAACAGCAGCGACTGTGGAGCGGCGGCCTCCGGCCCCTGCCCTGAGAGGAACGGAACGGCTGCGGTGGAGCTGCTGCCCT gccaCCACCTGTTTGTGGGGACCACGCTCACGGACCTGGCCGTGGGCTTCATCCTTCTGGCcgcctccctgctcctgctctgcacCTGCCTCGTCCTCATCGTCAAACTGCTTAACTCTGTGCTGCGCGGCCGCATCGCCCAGGCCGTGAGGAAGGTCATCAATGCTG acttccccttccccttcagcTGGCTCAGCGGCTACCTGGCCATCCTGGTGGGCGCCGGCCTGACCTTCGTGCTCCAGAGCAGCAGTGTCTTCACGGCGGCCGTTGTGCCGCTCATGG GGGTCGGGGTGATCAGCCTGGAGCGCGCATACCCCCTCTTCCTGGGCTCCAACATCGGCACGACCACCACAGCCCTGCTGGCCGCCCTGGCCAGTCCCGCGGACATGCTGCTCAGCGCCCTCCAG GTTGCCCTCATCCACTTCTTTTTCAATCTGGCTGGCATCCTGCTGTGGTACGTGGTGCCTGTCCTGCGGCTGCCCATCCCGCTGGCCAAACGCTTCGGGGACGTGACCGCCAAATACCGCTGGGTGGCCATCGCCTATCTGCTGCTCAGCTTCCTGCTGCTGCCGCTGGCCGCCTTCGGGCTCTCCCTGGCAGGGAGCACAGTGATGGCTGCAGTCGGAGGACCCCTGGTGGGGCTGGTACTCCTCGTCATCCTGGTCAATGTCCTGCAGCGGCACCGGCCAGCCTGGCTGCCACGCCGTCTGCGGTCCTGGGCCTGGCTCCCGCTCTGGCTCCATTCTCTGGAGCCCTGGGACCGCCTGGTGGGCCGCTGCTGCCCCTGCAGGGTCTGCAGCCCCCCTCCGGCCGCTGCCAAGGAGGCCCACTGCTACGAGAACCCTGAGGTCCTGGCCTCCCAGCAGCTGTGA
- the SLC34A3 gene encoding sodium-dependent phosphate transport protein 2C isoform X1, with protein MGLSTQQVMCAPSRSLTGSCSRPVFPPRRCPLTTLTADPGLGLVYPCQKSMPNSLTGGQVPPLTLDTVGLVDRSLGNAGTSGSAPVLEEGKMDPWALPQLKDTGQSWKELSVAGRVLRVATGFLKACGLLGSLYLFICSLDILSSAFQLLSSKVTGDIFKENVVLSNPVAGLVIGVLVTVLVQSSSTSSSIVVSMVASKLLTVQACVPIIMGVNVGTSITSTLVSMAQSGDRDEFRRAFGGSAVHGIFNWLTVLILLPLESAIALLERLSALTLGATSLQPGGHAPDILKVLTQPLTHLIVQLDTDEIASSATGNATNSSLIKQWCGTREVMTSGNSSDCGAAASGPCPERNGTAAVELLPCHHLFVGTTLTDLAVGFILLAASLLLLCTCLVLIVKLLNSVLRGRIAQAVRKVINADFPFPFSWLSGYLAILVGAGLTFVLQSSSVFTAAVVPLMGVGVISLERAYPLFLGSNIGTTTTALLAALASPADMLLSALQVALIHFFFNLAGILLWYVVPVLRLPIPLAKRFGDVTAKYRWVAIAYLLLSFLLLPLAAFGLSLAGSTVMAAVGGPLVGLVLLVILVNVLQRHRPAWLPRRLRSWAWLPLWLHSLEPWDRLVGRCCPCRVCSPPPAAAKEAHCYENPEVLASQQL; from the exons ATGGGGCTCAGTACACAGCAGGTCATGTGTGCGCCCAGCAGATCTTTGACCGGCAGCTGCTCCCGCCCTGTGTTTCCTCCCCGCAGGTGCCCCCTCACTACCCTCACAG CAGATCCAGGCCTGGGCCTGGTCTATCCCTGCCAGAAATCCATGCCGAATTCCCTCACGGGTGGCCAGGTCCCCCCCCTTACTCTGGACACAGTTGGCCTGGTGGACCGGAGCCTGGGAAATGCAG GGACCTCCGGTTCTGCCCCAGTcttggaagaggggaaaatggaccCCTGGGCCCTCCCTCAGCTGAAGGACACTGGCCAGTCCTGGAAAG AGCTCAGCGTGGCCGGCAGGGTGCTCCGGGTGGCCACTGGCTTCCTCAAGGCCTGTGGACTCCTGGGCAGCCTCTACCTCTTCATCTGCTCCCTGGACATCCTCAGCTCCGCCTTCCAGCTGCTGAGCA GCAAGGTGACTGGAGACATCTTTAAGGAAAACGTGGTGCTGTCCAACCCTGTGGCTGGACTGGTCATCGGCGTGCTGGTCACAGTTCTCGTCCAGAGCTCCAGCACGTCTTCTTCCATTGTGGTCAGCATGGTGGCCTCCAAAT TGCTGACCGTCCAGGCGTGTGTGCCCATCATCATGGGCGTCAACGTGGGCACGTCCATCACCAGCACCCTGGTCTCAATGGCACAGTCAGGGGACCGAGATGAGTTTCGGAG GGCCTTTGGCGGCTCAGCTGTTCACGGCATCTTCAACTGGCTCACGGTGCTGATCTTGCTGCCACTGGAGAGCGCCATAGCCCTGCTGGAGAGGCTCAGCGCCCTGACTCTGGGCGCCACCAGCCTGCAGCCTGGGGGGCACGCGCCCGACATCCTCAAGGTGCTAACGCAGCCTCTCACACACCTCATTGTGCAG CTGGACACTGATGAGATTGCAAGCAGTGCCACGGGCAACGCCACCAACAGCAGCCTCATTAAGCAATGGTGCGGCACCAGGGAGGTGATG ACCTCGGGGAACAGCAGCGACTGTGGAGCGGCGGCCTCCGGCCCCTGCCCTGAGAGGAACGGAACGGCTGCGGTGGAGCTGCTGCCCT gccaCCACCTGTTTGTGGGGACCACGCTCACGGACCTGGCCGTGGGCTTCATCCTTCTGGCcgcctccctgctcctgctctgcacCTGCCTCGTCCTCATCGTCAAACTGCTTAACTCTGTGCTGCGCGGCCGCATCGCCCAGGCCGTGAGGAAGGTCATCAATGCTG acttccccttccccttcagcTGGCTCAGCGGCTACCTGGCCATCCTGGTGGGCGCCGGCCTGACCTTCGTGCTCCAGAGCAGCAGTGTCTTCACGGCGGCCGTTGTGCCGCTCATGG GGGTCGGGGTGATCAGCCTGGAGCGCGCATACCCCCTCTTCCTGGGCTCCAACATCGGCACGACCACCACAGCCCTGCTGGCCGCCCTGGCCAGTCCCGCGGACATGCTGCTCAGCGCCCTCCAG GTTGCCCTCATCCACTTCTTTTTCAATCTGGCTGGCATCCTGCTGTGGTACGTGGTGCCTGTCCTGCGGCTGCCCATCCCGCTGGCCAAACGCTTCGGGGACGTGACCGCCAAATACCGCTGGGTGGCCATCGCCTATCTGCTGCTCAGCTTCCTGCTGCTGCCGCTGGCCGCCTTCGGGCTCTCCCTGGCAGGGAGCACAGTGATGGCTGCAGTCGGAGGACCCCTGGTGGGGCTGGTACTCCTCGTCATCCTGGTCAATGTCCTGCAGCGGCACCGGCCAGCCTGGCTGCCACGCCGTCTGCGGTCCTGGGCCTGGCTCCCGCTCTGGCTCCATTCTCTGGAGCCCTGGGACCGCCTGGTGGGCCGCTGCTGCCCCTGCAGGGTCTGCAGCCCCCCTCCGGCCGCTGCCAAGGAGGCCCACTGCTACGAGAACCCTGAGGTCCTGGCCTCCCAGCAGCTGTGA
- the SLC34A3 gene encoding sodium-dependent phosphate transport protein 2C isoform X5, translating into MGLSTQQVMCAPSRSLTGSCSRPVFPPRRCPLTTLTADPGLGLVYPCQKSMPNSLTGGQVPPLTLDTVGLVDRSLGNAGTSGSAPVLEEGKMDPWALPQLKDTGQSWKELSVAGRVLRVATGFLKACGLLGSLYLFICSLDILSSAFQLLSSKVTGDIFKENVVLSNPVAGLVIGVLVTVLVQSSSTSSSIVVSMVASKLLTVQACVPIIMGVNVGTSITSTLVSMAQSGDRDEFRRAFGGSAVHGIFNWLTVLILLPLESAIALLERLSALTLGATSLQPGGHAPDILKVLTQPLTHLIVQLDTDEIASSATGNATNSSLIKQWCGTREVMTSGNSSDCGAAASGPCPERNGTAAVELLPCHHLFVGTTLTDLAVGFILLAASLLLLCTCLVLIVKLLNSVLRGRIAQAVRKVINADFPFPFSWLSGYLAILVGAGLTFVLQSSSVFTAAVVPLMGCPHPLLFQSGWHPAVVRGACPAAAHPAGQTLRGRDRQIPLGGHRLSAAQLPAAAAGRLRALPGREHSDGCSRRTPGGAGTPRHPGQCPAAAPASLAATPSAVLGLAPALAPFSGALGPPGGPLLPLQGLQPPSGRCQGGPLLREP; encoded by the exons ATGGGGCTCAGTACACAGCAGGTCATGTGTGCGCCCAGCAGATCTTTGACCGGCAGCTGCTCCCGCCCTGTGTTTCCTCCCCGCAGGTGCCCCCTCACTACCCTCACAG CAGATCCAGGCCTGGGCCTGGTCTATCCCTGCCAGAAATCCATGCCGAATTCCCTCACGGGTGGCCAGGTCCCCCCCCTTACTCTGGACACAGTTGGCCTGGTGGACCGGAGCCTGGGAAATGCAG GGACCTCCGGTTCTGCCCCAGTcttggaagaggggaaaatggaccCCTGGGCCCTCCCTCAGCTGAAGGACACTGGCCAGTCCTGGAAAG AGCTCAGCGTGGCCGGCAGGGTGCTCCGGGTGGCCACTGGCTTCCTCAAGGCCTGTGGACTCCTGGGCAGCCTCTACCTCTTCATCTGCTCCCTGGACATCCTCAGCTCCGCCTTCCAGCTGCTGAGCA GCAAGGTGACTGGAGACATCTTTAAGGAAAACGTGGTGCTGTCCAACCCTGTGGCTGGACTGGTCATCGGCGTGCTGGTCACAGTTCTCGTCCAGAGCTCCAGCACGTCTTCTTCCATTGTGGTCAGCATGGTGGCCTCCAAAT TGCTGACCGTCCAGGCGTGTGTGCCCATCATCATGGGCGTCAACGTGGGCACGTCCATCACCAGCACCCTGGTCTCAATGGCACAGTCAGGGGACCGAGATGAGTTTCGGAG GGCCTTTGGCGGCTCAGCTGTTCACGGCATCTTCAACTGGCTCACGGTGCTGATCTTGCTGCCACTGGAGAGCGCCATAGCCCTGCTGGAGAGGCTCAGCGCCCTGACTCTGGGCGCCACCAGCCTGCAGCCTGGGGGGCACGCGCCCGACATCCTCAAGGTGCTAACGCAGCCTCTCACACACCTCATTGTGCAG CTGGACACTGATGAGATTGCAAGCAGTGCCACGGGCAACGCCACCAACAGCAGCCTCATTAAGCAATGGTGCGGCACCAGGGAGGTGATG ACCTCGGGGAACAGCAGCGACTGTGGAGCGGCGGCCTCCGGCCCCTGCCCTGAGAGGAACGGAACGGCTGCGGTGGAGCTGCTGCCCT gccaCCACCTGTTTGTGGGGACCACGCTCACGGACCTGGCCGTGGGCTTCATCCTTCTGGCcgcctccctgctcctgctctgcacCTGCCTCGTCCTCATCGTCAAACTGCTTAACTCTGTGCTGCGCGGCCGCATCGCCCAGGCCGTGAGGAAGGTCATCAATGCTG acttccccttccccttcagcTGGCTCAGCGGCTACCTGGCCATCCTGGTGGGCGCCGGCCTGACCTTCGTGCTCCAGAGCAGCAGTGTCTTCACGGCGGCCGTTGTGCCGCTCATGG GTTGCCCTCATCCACTTCTTTTTCAATCTGGCTGGCATCCTGCTGTGGTACGTGGTGCCTGTCCTGCGGCTGCCCATCCCGCTGGCCAAACGCTTCGGGGACGTGACCGCCAAATACCGCTGGGTGGCCATCGCCTATCTGCTGCTCAGCTTCCTGCTGCTGCCGCTGGCCGCCTTCGGGCTCTCCCTGGCAGGGAGCACAGTGATGGCTGCAGTCGGAGGACCCCTGGTGGGGCTGGTACTCCTCGTCATCCTGGTCAATGTCCTGCAGCGGCACCGGCCAGCCTGGCTGCCACGCCGTCTGCGGTCCTGGGCCTGGCTCCCGCTCTGGCTCCATTCTCTGGAGCCCTGGGACCGCCTGGTGGGCCGCTGCTGCCCCTGCAGGGTCTGCAGCCCCCCTCCGGCCGCTGCCAAGGAGGCCCACTGCTACGAGAACCCTGA